The Chryseobacterium indicum genome contains a region encoding:
- a CDS encoding serine hydrolase domain-containing protein, which yields MTILIYFVTFIVIAVLLFYVLGYGYIFNGISKTYLRGKLSANIDDGTLFSGNLIATESPELWEESPEYNKKQLPKNIVEDLTKSNTASFIVVKNGKLLHEQYWNGYNQLSKTNSFSMAKAVTVMLLGKALEEGKIKSLDDKFSDYFEEFKNKDFAKNLTLKHLAQMESGLDWDENYKNPFLPNAKAYYGKNLMNATFSRKFKENPGERFEYQSGSTQLLGFAIKKTVGQSLASYLSEKFWIPMGMEQNATWSTDENGMEKTYCCIHSNSRDFAKLGQLFLNDGKVENKQILNPDFINTMRTPTKNSEEIYGMGFWINHDNPIKHYYFLGLQGQYIIMIPEHDMVIVRTGSYNNLPKNDRGRPDQVRFLVNETVKVFQ from the coding sequence ATGACAATTCTTATTTATTTTGTGACATTTATTGTCATTGCCGTACTTCTCTTTTATGTTTTGGGATATGGTTATATTTTCAACGGAATATCCAAAACCTATTTAAGAGGAAAGCTCAGTGCCAATATTGATGACGGAACCTTGTTTTCCGGTAACCTCATCGCTACAGAATCTCCTGAACTTTGGGAAGAATCTCCCGAATACAATAAAAAGCAATTACCGAAAAATATCGTTGAAGATTTAACAAAATCCAATACCGCATCTTTTATTGTGGTGAAAAACGGAAAACTGCTTCACGAACAGTATTGGAACGGCTATAATCAGCTGTCGAAAACCAATTCTTTTTCTATGGCAAAAGCGGTTACGGTAATGCTTTTGGGCAAAGCACTAGAAGAGGGAAAAATTAAAAGTCTTGATGATAAGTTTTCGGATTATTTTGAGGAATTTAAAAATAAAGATTTTGCTAAAAATTTAACGTTAAAACATCTGGCTCAGATGGAATCCGGACTGGACTGGGATGAAAATTACAAAAATCCTTTTCTGCCCAATGCGAAAGCTTATTATGGGAAAAATTTAATGAACGCCACTTTTTCAAGGAAATTTAAAGAAAATCCGGGGGAAAGATTTGAATATCAGAGCGGTTCCACGCAGCTTTTAGGTTTTGCCATTAAAAAAACTGTCGGACAGTCTTTGGCAAGTTATTTATCCGAAAAATTCTGGATTCCGATGGGGATGGAACAAAACGCAACATGGAGCACGGATGAAAACGGAATGGAGAAAACGTATTGCTGCATTCATTCCAACTCCAGAGATTTTGCAAAACTGGGACAATTATTTCTTAACGACGGAAAAGTTGAAAATAAGCAAATTTTAAATCCGGATTTCATCAATACAATGCGGACTCCGACTAAAAATTCTGAGGAAATTTACGGAATGGGATTTTGGATCAATCATGACAATCCTATAAAGCATTATTATTTTTTGGGACTTCAGGGACAATACATCATTATGATTCCTGAACATGATATGGTGATTGTAAGAACCGGAAGCTATAATAATCTTCCGAAAAACGACAGAGGAAGACCGGATCAGGTGAGATTTCTGGTGAATGAAACGGTAAAAGTATTTCAATAA